From the Accumulibacter sp. genome, one window contains:
- a CDS encoding BRO-N domain-containing protein, which yields MTTSLGSSSLTSPTFLASRAAGAPRILDDENGAHILRTPGGDQEATIIIEPGSYALALKSRRPEAREFRNWVTAKRCVSAVP from the coding sequence GTGACGACGAGCCTTGGTTCGTCCTCGCTGACCTCGCCAACGTTCTTGGCTTCTCGCGCAGCCGGGGCGCCGCGCATCCTCGACGACGAAAACGGAGCGCACATTCTGCGCACCCCCGGCGGCGATCAGGAAGCGACCATCATCATCGAGCCCGGCAGCTACGCACTGGCACTTAAGAGCCGGCGTCCAGAGGCGCGCGAATTCCGCAATTGGGTCACGGCGAAAAGGTGCGTATCAGCAGTTCCCTAA